One window of the Heliomicrobium undosum genome contains the following:
- the fdhF gene encoding formate dehydrogenase subunit alpha: MLKTDSFLRVMIDGQPLQGRRGMTLFELAQEVGIPIPHLCHEDSLHREGGCGLCVVEEEQTGRLVKACAFPLQDGLAVRIESPAVRDERRANLLRMLQGHRIECAECAKEEICALRRYAQDYNVEFAGELALLPEHPSLPLYPAVNVPPLPLNVGNPFLQRDEQKCTGCGSCERLCPSTGLTSLRATGSVSGETAETASENAACDHCGICLNVCPTAALLENPAFASYAQRSDTSSTVETPSITPGRGLPSLMPEKSHVPLPDEKRFAPVDAPASLSPKKTPSIPLKKTPVVPRKGPVALKIAKSKISADAQGIRTTCPYCGVGCQLQLKVHEGKVVGVGRDKSGSNRGQLCVKGQFGWEFIHHPDRLTEPLIRRGDRLEPATWDEALDLVSQRFQSLLSQYGGHALAGFSSAKCTNEENYLFQKFMRVALRSNHVDHCARLCHASTVAGLATAFGSGAMTNGLNELPFADVILIIGANVTETQPVTGYRLREAAKKGAKLIVIDPRRIDLVKDAHLWLRLRPGTNTALLNGMAHVILREGWWNRDFVAARTEGFDEWREGLTDYTPERVEELTGVPAKDLTEAARLYAQAERGSIVYAMGITQHTSGTNNVFAVANLSVLCGQLGREGTGVNPLRGQNNVQGACDMATLPNYYPGYRHILEEEERRFFESFWGVESLPDWVGKTVPEVFHGIHEGDIRGLFIMGENPILADPDSSDVEAALRRLDFFVVQDIFLTETARLAHVVLPAACFAEKDGTFTNTERRVQLIRKAVEPPGNARSDWEILTALANRMGLPWRYDHPKGIMEEIAGSTPLYGGIRHERLEKVGLQWPCPDMDHPGTPFLHEERFTRGKGKFHRVEHLEADELPDRDYPLLLTTGRILYQYHTGSMSRRSSKLSAMAPEEKAMIHPGDASRFGLKDGDRAFVESRRGRVVTSVQVTEGVPPGVVFMTFHYAETPTNRLTNDATDPICRIPELKGCAIRLAPAGEQGVELPFH; this comes from the coding sequence ATGTTGAAGACAGATTCCTTTTTGCGCGTGATGATCGATGGACAACCATTGCAGGGCAGGCGGGGGATGACCCTCTTTGAACTGGCCCAGGAGGTGGGCATTCCCATCCCCCACCTCTGTCACGAAGACAGCCTGCACCGGGAAGGCGGGTGCGGGCTCTGTGTCGTCGAGGAGGAACAGACAGGCCGGCTGGTCAAAGCCTGCGCCTTCCCGCTTCAGGACGGACTGGCGGTGCGCATCGAAAGCCCCGCTGTCCGCGACGAACGCCGGGCCAACCTGCTGCGCATGCTCCAAGGTCACCGGATCGAATGCGCCGAATGCGCGAAAGAGGAAATCTGCGCGCTCCGCCGCTACGCCCAAGATTACAATGTCGAATTCGCCGGGGAACTGGCCTTGCTTCCGGAACACCCCTCTCTCCCGCTCTACCCGGCGGTGAATGTGCCGCCCCTTCCGCTGAATGTGGGCAACCCCTTCCTTCAGCGGGATGAGCAAAAATGCACCGGCTGCGGTTCCTGCGAGCGCCTCTGCCCTTCGACCGGTCTGACCTCCCTCCGGGCAACGGGAAGCGTTTCCGGTGAAACCGCTGAAACGGCGTCAGAAAATGCCGCCTGTGACCACTGCGGCATCTGCCTGAACGTATGCCCGACGGCGGCGCTGCTCGAAAATCCGGCTTTTGCTTCGTATGCGCAAAGGTCTGACACTTCTTCTACCGTCGAAACGCCGTCCATCACCCCTGGTAGGGGATTGCCAAGCCTTATGCCAGAAAAATCACATGTCCCCCTGCCCGATGAAAAGCGCTTCGCCCCGGTGGACGCTCCCGCATCGCTGTCTCCCAAAAAAACGCCTTCCATCCCGCTCAAAAAAACGCCCGTCGTCCCCCGCAAGGGACCCGTTGCCCTCAAGATAGCCAAGTCGAAGATCTCCGCCGACGCGCAAGGTATCCGGACGACCTGCCCCTACTGCGGCGTCGGCTGCCAACTTCAACTGAAGGTCCATGAAGGAAAGGTGGTCGGCGTCGGCAGAGACAAATCGGGGTCCAACCGGGGACAACTCTGCGTAAAGGGTCAGTTCGGCTGGGAGTTCATCCACCATCCGGACCGGCTCACGGAGCCGCTGATCCGGCGCGGCGACCGTCTCGAACCGGCCACATGGGACGAGGCGCTTGACCTGGTCAGCCAGCGGTTCCAATCGCTCCTCAGCCAATACGGCGGCCATGCCCTGGCCGGGTTCAGTTCGGCCAAGTGCACCAATGAGGAGAACTACCTCTTTCAAAAGTTCATGCGCGTCGCCCTCCGGTCCAATCATGTGGACCACTGCGCCCGCCTCTGCCACGCCTCGACCGTGGCCGGCCTGGCGACAGCCTTCGGCAGCGGCGCCATGACCAACGGCCTCAATGAACTGCCCTTCGCCGACGTCATCCTGATCATCGGGGCCAATGTGACGGAGACGCAGCCTGTCACCGGCTACCGGCTGCGCGAGGCAGCCAAAAAAGGCGCCAAGTTGATCGTCATCGACCCGCGCCGGATCGACCTGGTCAAAGACGCCCACCTCTGGCTCCGCCTCCGGCCCGGCACGAACACGGCCCTCTTGAACGGCATGGCCCATGTCATCCTTCGCGAAGGCTGGTGGAACCGGGACTTCGTGGCCGCCCGCACCGAGGGCTTTGACGAATGGCGCGAGGGGCTGACGGACTACACGCCGGAGCGGGTGGAGGAACTGACCGGCGTCCCCGCCAAGGACCTCACCGAAGCTGCCCGTCTATACGCCCAGGCTGAGCGTGGCTCCATCGTCTACGCCATGGGCATCACCCAGCACACCTCAGGGACGAATAACGTTTTCGCCGTAGCCAACTTATCGGTCCTTTGCGGTCAGTTGGGCCGCGAAGGGACAGGCGTCAATCCCTTGCGCGGCCAGAACAACGTGCAGGGCGCCTGTGATATGGCCACCCTCCCCAACTACTACCCCGGGTATCGCCACATCCTGGAAGAGGAGGAACGCCGGTTTTTCGAATCCTTCTGGGGTGTCGAGTCTCTCCCTGACTGGGTGGGCAAAACCGTCCCCGAGGTCTTCCACGGCATCCACGAGGGTGATATCCGCGGGCTCTTCATCATGGGCGAAAACCCCATCCTCGCCGACCCGGACAGCAGCGATGTGGAAGCGGCGCTACGGCGGCTCGACTTCTTCGTCGTCCAGGACATCTTTCTCACCGAGACAGCCCGTCTGGCCCATGTGGTCCTGCCGGCGGCCTGCTTCGCCGAAAAAGACGGGACTTTCACCAACACGGAACGGCGGGTGCAGTTGATCCGCAAGGCCGTCGAACCGCCCGGCAACGCCCGCTCCGACTGGGAGATCCTCACGGCGCTGGCAAATCGCATGGGGCTGCCCTGGCGGTATGATCACCCGAAGGGAATCATGGAGGAGATCGCCGGCAGCACTCCCCTCTACGGCGGCATCCGCCACGAACGCTTGGAAAAAGTGGGGTTGCAATGGCCCTGCCCCGACATGGATCACCCCGGGACGCCTTTTCTCCATGAGGAGCGCTTCACCCGCGGCAAGGGCAAGTTCCACCGCGTCGAACACCTGGAGGCCGACGAACTGCCCGACCGCGACTACCCCCTGCTCCTGACGACAGGCCGTATCCTCTACCAGTACCATACGGGTAGCATGTCCCGCCGTTCTTCCAAGCTCTCTGCGATGGCGCCGGAGGAGAAAGCGATGATCCATCCCGGCGACGCTTCCCGCTTCGGCCTGAAAGATGGGGATCGCGCCTTCGTGGAATCGCGGCGAGGGCGGGTGGTCACATCGGTCCAAGTGACAGAGGGCGTTCCGCCGGGCGTCGTCTTCATGACCTTTCACTACGCCGAGACACCTACCAACCGCCTCACCAACGATGCCACCGATCCCATCTGCCGCATCCCCGAGTTGAAGGGGTGCGCCATCCGGCTGGCGCCGGCGGGAGAACAGGGGGTTGAACTTCCGTTTCACTAA
- a CDS encoding ATP-binding protein, with the protein MSMEQQVTTEQQAYISPKALMTPSLQEALLAWEAFGFFRPMLEDETIGLARRLCQVLYGIPGCGAGEASAQSLYWNLFERLVGYGELSRSPVIGDAWQNYFLDHMLLVETSFSKKAQYGDAGLGAAMREGLALELANLQTLFRLSADWWQAQAQAASGRPAPVWKEVRPLAEEMDSLPQKARWEMKKAFACCPDWREAAPALARYHRQFGSGRFAHFLAFRWEGQLTGVTRPDPIRLEELVGYGRQRAEVIENTERLLAGYRANNVLLYGDRGTGKSSTVKALIHRFGDQGLRLVEVPKSRLADFPLIVDMLKERPQKFILFIDDLSFEEGEDSYKELKAVLEGGIAVRPDNVAIYATSNRRHLIREVVTDRQPHFTDDGELRPGDTYQEKMSLADRFGITVTFLAPGQEAYLEIVETLARQQGIEMDSEELRRLALRWEMRHNGRSGRTARQFIDSLAQEKK; encoded by the coding sequence ATGTCCATGGAACAACAAGTGACAACGGAACAACAAGCATACATCTCCCCAAAAGCCCTGATGACGCCCAGCCTGCAGGAAGCCCTGCTGGCCTGGGAGGCATTCGGTTTTTTTCGCCCCATGTTGGAGGACGAGACCATCGGGCTGGCTCGCCGGCTGTGTCAGGTTTTATACGGGATCCCCGGTTGCGGGGCAGGGGAGGCCTCGGCCCAGAGCCTCTATTGGAACCTATTTGAACGGCTTGTCGGTTATGGCGAGTTGAGCCGGTCGCCGGTGATCGGCGATGCCTGGCAGAATTACTTCCTCGATCACATGCTTTTGGTGGAAACCAGCTTTTCCAAGAAGGCCCAGTACGGCGATGCCGGTCTGGGCGCCGCGATGCGGGAGGGACTTGCCCTCGAATTGGCCAACCTGCAAACCCTCTTCCGGTTGTCTGCCGACTGGTGGCAGGCCCAAGCGCAGGCCGCCTCTGGTCGTCCCGCGCCGGTCTGGAAAGAGGTGCGTCCCCTCGCCGAAGAGATGGACTCGCTGCCGCAAAAGGCGCGGTGGGAGATGAAAAAGGCGTTCGCCTGTTGCCCCGACTGGCGCGAGGCGGCGCCGGCGCTCGCTCGGTATCACCGCCAGTTCGGTTCCGGCCGCTTCGCCCATTTTCTCGCTTTTCGCTGGGAGGGGCAGTTGACCGGCGTCACCCGGCCCGATCCCATCCGCCTCGAGGAACTGGTCGGCTATGGGCGCCAGCGGGCAGAGGTGATCGAGAACACGGAGCGGCTGCTGGCCGGATACCGGGCGAACAACGTCCTGCTCTACGGTGATCGCGGCACCGGCAAGTCGTCGACTGTCAAAGCGCTGATCCACCGATTCGGCGATCAGGGCTTGCGCCTGGTAGAGGTCCCCAAAAGCCGGCTGGCCGATTTCCCTCTCATCGTCGACATGCTCAAGGAACGCCCCCAGAAGTTCATCCTCTTCATCGACGATCTGTCTTTTGAGGAGGGGGAGGATTCCTATAAGGAATTGAAAGCGGTCCTGGAGGGGGGCATCGCCGTGCGCCCCGACAATGTGGCCATCTACGCCACCTCTAACCGCCGCCACCTGATCCGGGAGGTGGTGACTGATCGCCAGCCCCATTTCACCGACGATGGGGAACTGCGCCCCGGCGACACCTACCAGGAGAAGATGTCGCTGGCCGATCGCTTCGGGATCACGGTCACCTTTTTAGCGCCGGGGCAGGAGGCCTACCTGGAGATCGTGGAAACGCTGGCCCGGCAACAGGGGATCGAGATGGATTCAGAAGAACTGCGCCGGCTGGCCCTGCGTTGGGAGATGCGTCACAACGGACGTTCCGGTCGGACGGCGCGGCAATTCATTGATTCGCTCGCGCAGGAGAAAAAGTGA
- a CDS encoding methyl-accepting chemotaxis protein — translation MKLTVGKKISLGFVIMLALVLLLGGSSYYSLQSSSRHLEEMTISNERLVLVLTIEAEYQGAVADVRGYMTYGDQKYRTQYEQKIAKVLAMEDKLHEMALVERKEKVVQLKAATIDWRNGVLNELMPSVHEEHAALSRGDIDGYRTHHDRSQAIAKTLVPKATQIMATLDDFVQFNQDLFNQSVTGTKTDANRMETISITLALIALIAGGASFYLFPRMIRRPIEQMVAGADKFAAGDLRAAIEIHSDDEFGQLATALNRMQGNLKELIGKIKTSSADLAESSLQLSDAAEQSAQASAQVAEAITSVAEGNDAQLQAMTETASVMEQIGARTDKAVVISHEVSALTGETSQAAAEGRTAIGAATTQMNRIETTVTGLAQVVANLDERSQAIGQIVDLIAGIAGQTNLLALNAAIEAARAGEQGRGFAVVAEEVRKLAEQSQDSASQIAVLIEEIRREIEAAVKSMNDGSREVSEGAQVVHRAGEAFMTISDRVVLVTAQVKEITAAVEQLAAGGKQVAAMVQKADGISKEIAGQSQSVSAATEEQSASMEQISASSHSLLQMAENLREAVERFQV, via the coding sequence ATGAAACTAACTGTCGGCAAAAAGATTAGCCTCGGCTTCGTCATCATGCTGGCTCTCGTGCTGCTCCTGGGCGGAAGCTCCTACTACTCGCTCCAATCGTCTTCCCGCCATCTTGAGGAAATGACCATCTCCAACGAGCGGTTGGTCCTCGTCCTGACCATCGAGGCCGAGTACCAGGGCGCTGTGGCCGATGTGCGCGGCTACATGACCTACGGCGACCAGAAGTACCGCACCCAGTATGAGCAGAAGATCGCCAAGGTTCTCGCCATGGAGGATAAACTCCACGAGATGGCTTTGGTGGAACGAAAAGAAAAGGTGGTCCAGTTGAAGGCCGCCACGATCGACTGGCGCAACGGCGTTCTCAACGAACTGATGCCATCGGTCCATGAGGAGCACGCCGCCCTCAGCCGCGGTGACATCGACGGGTACCGGACCCATCATGATCGTTCTCAGGCCATCGCCAAAACGCTGGTGCCGAAAGCCACCCAGATTATGGCAACCCTCGACGACTTCGTCCAGTTCAATCAGGATCTTTTCAATCAGAGCGTGACGGGCACAAAGACGGACGCGAACCGTATGGAAACCATCTCCATTACCCTGGCGTTGATCGCCCTTATTGCCGGCGGAGCTTCCTTTTACCTGTTCCCCCGCATGATCCGCCGCCCCATCGAGCAGATGGTGGCAGGGGCAGACAAGTTCGCCGCCGGCGACCTGCGCGCCGCCATTGAGATTCATTCTGATGACGAGTTCGGCCAGTTGGCCACCGCCTTGAACCGGATGCAGGGCAACCTGAAGGAACTGATCGGCAAGATCAAGACATCTTCGGCCGACTTGGCCGAATCATCCCTACAGTTGTCTGACGCAGCGGAGCAATCGGCGCAAGCCTCGGCCCAGGTAGCCGAGGCGATCACCTCCGTTGCCGAGGGAAATGACGCGCAACTGCAGGCGATGACAGAGACGGCGTCGGTGATGGAACAAATCGGCGCCCGCACCGACAAGGCGGTCGTCATCAGCCATGAGGTTTCGGCATTGACCGGTGAAACGTCCCAGGCCGCCGCAGAGGGCCGGACAGCCATCGGCGCCGCCACAACGCAGATGAACCGCATTGAGACGACAGTGACCGGCCTGGCTCAGGTCGTGGCCAACCTGGACGAACGCTCCCAGGCCATCGGCCAGATCGTCGACCTGATCGCCGGCATCGCCGGGCAAACGAACCTGCTCGCCTTGAACGCCGCCATCGAAGCCGCCCGTGCCGGCGAACAGGGCCGCGGCTTCGCCGTCGTCGCCGAGGAGGTTCGCAAGCTGGCGGAACAGTCCCAGGATTCGGCCAGCCAGATCGCCGTCCTCATCGAAGAGATCCGCCGCGAAATCGAGGCTGCCGTCAAATCGATGAATGACGGCTCCCGGGAGGTCTCCGAGGGCGCCCAGGTCGTTCACCGGGCGGGAGAAGCCTTCATGACCATCTCCGATCGGGTTGTCCTGGTGACCGCCCAGGTGAAGGAGATCACGGCCGCCGTGGAGCAACTGGCCGCTGGCGGCAAGCAGGTCGCCGCCATGGTGCAAAAAGCAGACGGCATCAGCAAGGAGATCGCCGGACAGTCCCAATCGGTCTCAGCCGCCACAGAGGAACAGAGCGCGTCGATGGAACAGATCTCGGCTTCCAGCCATAGCCTGTTGCAGATGGCCGAGAATCTGCGCGAAGCTGTGGAACGGTTCCAAGTCTGA